The window CCGGATCAATATTGGGAAATTCAATGAATCCCTGAGACATAAATCATTCTCTTCTTAAGATAAAAAACGGATGAAATTTACAGTAGCATGGTCGCCGCAATGATAATCAAAAATACGGCAAAAACTCTTTTTAATACTGCTGTAGGGAGACGGGTCGCCAACTTCGCGCCAACTTTGGTGGTGAGCATAGACGTCATGGCAATCGCCAACAAAGCAGGAAGGTAAACATAACCAATACTGTACGCAGGTAAATTCTCAGCTTTGTAACCGTGCAAGATGAAACCGATCATACCTGAAATAGCAATCACGCAGCCACACACCGAAGAAGAGCCCACCGCTTTGCGCATTTCAACGCCATGCTTGTTTAGAAAAGGGACGGATAACGAACCACCACCAATCCCGGCCAAACTGGACACGACACCAATACCAGCGCCATACATCACGGTAACCGGGCTACTAGGCATAGGTTTGGATTTCAGTACTTTTATGGAGCGAAACATTTGTACCGCAAGAAACAACACAATCACACCAAACAGTTTTGGCAAGTAATGAGTTGGGATAATTTCCGCCAGACTGGCACCGACAAAACCGCCAATAACGACCCCGGGCATCAACCACTTCACCACAAACATGTCGACATTACCCAGTTTTAGATGGTGCATAGCCGATGACCCCGAGGTAATAATGATGCTCGCCAGCGAGGTTGCTAGAGCAATATGCATGCTCAGTTCAGGCGCAATACCAACGTAAGGAAGAAGGTACAACAAAGCAGGTACAACAATAAGTCCGCCGCCGATACCCAGCAGCCCCGCCATGACACCGACAAACGCACCCAATGCCAGCAATAACAAAAATAAAGAGACTGTCACATTTACCTACTACTTCTTGCCTGCCCGAATAAAGCCAGCAAACCCTTGTTGGATAAAGAAATCATGCATCATTTGATGGATGTCTTCTCCATATGAAAGTGTCATTGCTTGTTCCGCTAACTGTTTTAGCTCTTGTTGTTGGCTATGACGAATCAAATACTTGACCTTAGCAACATTAGACGTGTTCATACTCAAGCTTGTATAGCCCAAGCCCAACAGCAACAACGAACCAAACGGATCGCCAGCTAGCTCGCCACAAATGCAGACCGGTACCTGATATTGCTGACAAACGTCATGAATCTGCTTCAGCGCCAGTAACACAGCCGGATGCATGGACTCATAGACATCAGAAACACGAGAATTGTTCCGATCAACGGCTAATAAATACTGGGTTAAGTCGTTGGTACCCACTGAAACGAAATCAACACGATGTGCGATAATCGGCAATAAATACACCATCGAGGGCACTTCGATCATCACCCCAACTTTCGGCGCCTGAATCCGGTCATCAATTAACACGGCTTCACTGTATGCCTGATCAATTAAGGTAATCGCATCGTCCAACTCTTTCACCCCAGAGACCATTGGTAACAAAATACTCAAATTACCACTATCCGCACTTGCTCTGAGCATGGCGCGCAACTGGATAAGGAAAATATCCGGATGATCTAAGGTAAAGCGGATGCCACGCCAACCTAAAAATGGGTTGTCTTCATCGATGGGCAAATATGGCAGTGGTTTATCACCACCGATATCCAGGGTACGCATAACCACACGCTGATGTGCGTAACTGTTCAATATCGCCTTATACTGATGATACTGCTCATCTTCGGATGGAAAGTGATGCTGAAGTAAAAATGCGATTTCAGTTCGATATAATCCCACACCATCCACGCCAGTGTTGATGGCAATATTGCTGTCAGCACTCAGCCCTGCATTCAGCATGACTTCAATTTGGTGATTATCTTGCGTAACCGCAGGCAGTGAGAGATCCTTGTTCACCATTGCGGTGAGTTCAGTTTCCTCGCTAACTAAGCTACGGTACTCACGCAGTAACTGGCGGTTTGGCTCAAGGAAAATTTCCCCGGTATACCCATCAACAATGCCCAATTTTCCATTGACCACTTCCGTGTTGATGTTTGCGCCCATCACAGCAGGCACACCCAACGCACGAGATAGAATCGCCGCGTGAGAGTTGGCTCCCCCTTCTAGCGAAACCACCGCTAATAAGTGTTCTTTAGGGACCGAAGCGAGTAGCGTTGCGGTAAGCTCATTTGCCACCATAATGACAGGTCGATCAATGGCAGAATTTTCTTGCTCACTGTTGTGCAGAAAATAGAGCAACCTTTGCCCTAGCTCTCTAATGTCCTGCGCTCGCTCACGCATGTACACATCCGACATTCTGGCAAACCGATTCGAGTAGGATTCTACAACCTGTCGCAATGCCCAGTCAGCCCTATCGCCTTTCTCGATTTGTTTCTTAAGATCACCGCGCAACATTGGATCATTCAACAAGTGAGTAAACAAATCGAAGATAGCTAATGCGTCTTTATTGATTTCGCTATCCAGCTTCTTACGCATTCGGCGGAAATCACTTAAAGCTCGTTCAATCGCAACCAGTAAGAGCTCATATTCCCGCTCTTTATCTAACGTAGAAGCGGGAAAGACATCGGACAAACTAGGTTGTGTGTTATCAAACCAGAACTCACCAATCGCCACACCGGTAGACGCAGGAACCCCTTTCAAAACGGTCGGTTTCGAAGCGAGCTGCCAATGACCAAGGTTTTGCGCGTGAGCAATCAATACCGCTAACTGAGCCGATAACGTGACGAGGAATGACTCTTCCATTTCACTGAACAAACGCGGCGTTTTCTGTTGAATGACTAAAACACCCAACACTTTTTTGCGATGAATAATCGGAGTAGCAAGAAACGAGTGGAAGATTTGCTCTCCGAGTTGAGGGAAAAATTTAAACTCGGGGTGTTTAGAGGCTTCGGCAAGATTTAGTGGCTCAGCGCTACGCTTAACTAACCCGACCAAACCCTCATTGAAGTTGATATGGATGCTATCACCTTCAAAAGTAAGGCCTTGAGTCGCCATTAACTCAAGGCGCTGCATTTCTTCATTAGCAAGATAAATAGTACAACATTCTGTGCGAAGGGCAGCACAAGTCTCTTTAACCAATATATCAAAGGCTAGATGGACATCTTCGACTCTGGAGACTTTTTCAACTATTTCCCTTAGCTGGCTGAGCATGACT is drawn from uncultured Vibrio sp. and contains these coding sequences:
- a CDS encoding sulfite exporter TauE/SafE family protein gives rise to the protein MTVSLFLLLLALGAFVGVMAGLLGIGGGLIVVPALLYLLPYVGIAPELSMHIALATSLASIIITSGSSAMHHLKLGNVDMFVVKWLMPGVVIGGFVGASLAEIIPTHYLPKLFGVIVLFLAVQMFRSIKVLKSKPMPSSPVTVMYGAGIGVVSSLAGIGGGSLSVPFLNKHGVEMRKAVGSSSVCGCVIAISGMIGFILHGYKAENLPAYSIGYVYLPALLAIAMTSMLTTKVGAKLATRLPTAVLKRVFAVFLIIIAATMLL
- the ptsP gene encoding phosphoenolpyruvate--protein phosphotransferase, translated to MLSQLREIVEKVSRVEDVHLAFDILVKETCAALRTECCTIYLANEEMQRLELMATQGLTFEGDSIHINFNEGLVGLVKRSAEPLNLAEASKHPEFKFFPQLGEQIFHSFLATPIIHRKKVLGVLVIQQKTPRLFSEMEESFLVTLSAQLAVLIAHAQNLGHWQLASKPTVLKGVPASTGVAIGEFWFDNTQPSLSDVFPASTLDKEREYELLLVAIERALSDFRRMRKKLDSEINKDALAIFDLFTHLLNDPMLRGDLKKQIEKGDRADWALRQVVESYSNRFARMSDVYMRERAQDIRELGQRLLYFLHNSEQENSAIDRPVIMVANELTATLLASVPKEHLLAVVSLEGGANSHAAILSRALGVPAVMGANINTEVVNGKLGIVDGYTGEIFLEPNRQLLREYRSLVSEETELTAMVNKDLSLPAVTQDNHQIEVMLNAGLSADSNIAINTGVDGVGLYRTEIAFLLQHHFPSEDEQYHQYKAILNSYAHQRVVMRTLDIGGDKPLPYLPIDEDNPFLGWRGIRFTLDHPDIFLIQLRAMLRASADSGNLSILLPMVSGVKELDDAITLIDQAYSEAVLIDDRIQAPKVGVMIEVPSMVYLLPIIAHRVDFVSVGTNDLTQYLLAVDRNNSRVSDVYESMHPAVLLALKQIHDVCQQYQVPVCICGELAGDPFGSLLLLGLGYTSLSMNTSNVAKVKYLIRHSQQQELKQLAEQAMTLSYGEDIHQMMHDFFIQQGFAGFIRAGKK